A window of the Gossypium hirsutum isolate 1008001.06 chromosome A05, Gossypium_hirsutum_v2.1, whole genome shotgun sequence genome harbors these coding sequences:
- the LOC107957136 gene encoding UDP-glucuronate 4-epimerase 1 yields the protein MPSLEDELFPSTPGKFKVDRAHNMNRQFHRCFASTSTMFLWALFLIALTASYLSFQSFVDSGSRYFSASWGGIQWEKQVRNSAQIHRSGGMSVLVTGAAGFVGTHVSLALKKRGDGVVGLDNFNNYYDPSLKKARKSLLNSHGILVVEGDLNDAKLLAKLFDVVAFTHVMHLAAQAGVRYAMENPNSYVHSNIAGLVTLLEICKSANPQPAVVWASSSSVYGLNEKVPFSEADRTDQPASLYAATKKAGEEITHTYNHIYGLSVTGLRFFTVYGPWGRPDMAYFSFTRNILQGKPITIYRGKNRVDLARDFTYIDDIVKGCLGSLDTSGKSTGSGGKKKGNAPYRIFNLGNTSPVKVPELVNILERHLKVKAKRNIVDMPGNGDVPFTHANISLAQREFGYKPTTDLQTGLKKFVRWYLSYYGYNNRKGLQ from the coding sequence ATGCCGTCCTTGGAGGATGAGCTGTTTCCGTCGACGCCAGGGAAGTTCAAGGTCGACAGAGCACACAATATGAACCGTCAATTCCATCGTTGCTTCGCTTCAACCAGCACCATGTTTTTATGGGCTCTTTTCTTGATCGCATTGACGGCGTCGTATTTGAGCTTCCAGAGTTTCGTTGATTCTGGTAGCCGATATTTCAGTGCTTCATGGGGTGGTATCCAATGGGAAAAACAAGTCCGTAACTCCGCTCAGATCCATCGTTCCGGAGGCATGTCCGTCCTGGTGACTGGAGCGGCTGGTTTCGTCGGTACACACGTTTCCCTTGCCCTCAAAAAACGCGGAGATGGAGTCGTTGGGCTTGACAATTTCAACAACTATTACGACCCTTCGTTGAAAAAGGCGAGGAAATCGCTGCTTAACAGCCACGGCATTTTGGTGGTTGAAGGCGATTTGAACGACGCCAAGCTGTTGGCTAAGCTTTTCGACGTGGTGGCTTTTACTCACGTGATGCATTTGGCGGCTCAAGCTGGAGTCAGGTACGCCATGGAAAACCCCAACTCTTATGTTCATAGCAACATCGCCGGTCTCGTCACGCTTCTCGAAATTTGCAAATCCGCTAATCCCCAGCCAGCCGTTGTCTGGGCCTCCTCCAGTTCCGTTTACGGTCTCAACGAAAAGGTTCCTTTCTCTGAGGCCGACAGGACCGACCAGCCGGCTAGTTTGTATGCCGCCACCAAGAAGGCAGGCGAAGAAATAACCCACACTTATAATCATATCTACGGGCTTTCAGTTACTGGATTAAGATTTTTCACCGTGTACGGTCCATGGGGAAGGCCTGATATGGCGTATTTTTCGTTTACGAGAAATATTCTGCAGGGGAAGCCCATCACCATTTATCGGGGAAAGAATCGGGTTGATTTGGCACGAGATTTTACCTACATTGACGATATCGTGAAAGGCTGTTTGGGATCGTTGGATACATCTGGGAAAAGCACCGGTTCTGGTGGGAAGAAAAAGGGGAACGCTCCATATAGGATTTTTAATTTGGGGAATACTTCGCCGGTTAAGGTGCCGGAGCTGGTGAACATCCTGGAAAGACATTTGAAGGTGAAAGCCAAAAGGAATATCGTAGATATGCCTGGAAACGGTGACGTTCCATTCACTCATGCAAATATCAGTTTGGCCCAAAGAGAATTCGGGTACAAGCCCACAACCGATTTGCAAACCGGGTTGAAGAAGTTTGTTAGATGGTATTTATCTTATTATGGTTATAACAACCGTAAAGGTctacaataa